One part of the Brevundimonas subvibrioides ATCC 15264 genome encodes these proteins:
- a CDS encoding PhoH family protein, producing the protein MARESEFLALDDASLRAVIGPNSRHVALIEDAFKVLIEAPGGGVSINGGARDRANARAVIAGLITRAEKGAEVNEADVRAGIGQARGVGKGFSNDPMALPVGKRGAIVPKTNAQARYLDILANHELSFGVGPAGTGKTFLAAAYGASLLRRGQVDRLVITRPAVEAGEKLGFLPGDLNEKVDPYLAPIWEALNDILGAEDVQRRRDKGEIEAAPIAFMRGRTLSHAFVIVDEAQNTSRLQMKMVLTRLGEGARMVVTGDPSQIDLLNPRDSGLAHALRILRDVKGVGVLEFEAQDVVRHAMVERIVRAYDADAAGGRPKADLEDPERKDPGA; encoded by the coding sequence TTGGCGCGTGAAAGTGAATTCCTGGCGCTGGACGACGCCTCCCTGAGAGCCGTCATCGGGCCCAACAGCCGCCACGTCGCCCTGATCGAGGACGCGTTCAAGGTGCTGATCGAGGCCCCCGGCGGCGGGGTCTCCATCAACGGCGGCGCCCGCGACCGGGCCAATGCCAGGGCGGTCATCGCCGGGCTGATCACGCGCGCCGAGAAGGGCGCCGAGGTCAACGAGGCCGACGTGCGCGCCGGCATCGGGCAGGCGCGCGGCGTGGGCAAGGGCTTCAGCAACGACCCCATGGCCCTGCCGGTCGGCAAGCGGGGCGCGATCGTGCCCAAGACCAATGCCCAGGCCCGCTATCTGGACATCTTGGCCAACCACGAACTGAGCTTCGGCGTCGGACCGGCCGGGACGGGCAAGACCTTCCTGGCCGCCGCCTACGGCGCCTCCCTCCTGCGGAGGGGGCAGGTCGACAGGCTGGTCATCACCCGCCCGGCGGTCGAGGCCGGCGAGAAGCTGGGCTTCCTGCCCGGCGACCTCAACGAGAAGGTCGACCCCTATCTGGCTCCGATCTGGGAGGCCCTGAACGATATCCTCGGGGCCGAGGACGTGCAGCGCCGGCGCGACAAGGGCGAGATCGAGGCGGCCCCCATCGCCTTCATGCGCGGGCGGACCCTGAGCCACGCCTTCGTCATCGTCGATGAGGCCCAGAACACGTCCAGGCTGCAGATGAAGATGGTCCTGACCCGGCTGGGTGAGGGCGCGCGGATGGTGGTGACCGGCGATCCGTCGCAGATCGACCTGCTGAACCCGCGCGATTCCGGCCTGGCCCACGCCTTGCGCATCCTGCGCGACGTGAAGGGGGTCGGGGTGCTGGAGTTCGAGGCGCAGGACGTGGTGCGCCACGCCATGGTCGAGCGGATCGTGCGCGCCTATGACGCCGATGCGGCGGGCGGTCGGCCGAAGGCCGATCTCGAGGATCCAGAACGCAAGGACCCTGGCGCTTGA
- a CDS encoding GNAT family N-acetyltransferase produces the protein MSESGDVVEALAALHAEAFDAPWSTRAFADLLAGPGVLLEAETDGFVLVQVAADDAEILTLAVRPGARRGGVASRLVAAVTRRVAAAGATRLFLEVAEDNGAARALYDRLGFEPAGRRPRYYARPDGPAVDALLLVLNLPASLPTG, from the coding sequence ATGAGCGAGTCCGGCGATGTGGTCGAGGCCCTGGCCGCCCTCCACGCGGAGGCCTTCGATGCCCCCTGGTCGACCCGGGCCTTCGCCGATCTGCTGGCCGGGCCGGGGGTTCTGCTGGAGGCCGAGACGGACGGGTTCGTCCTGGTGCAGGTGGCGGCGGACGACGCCGAGATCCTGACCCTGGCGGTGCGGCCGGGCGCGCGGCGCGGGGGCGTGGCCTCGCGTCTGGTCGCGGCCGTGACGCGGCGGGTGGCGGCGGCGGGCGCGACCCGCCTGTTCCTCGAGGTGGCCGAGGACAACGGCGCGGCGCGGGCGCTGTACGACCGGCTGGGCTTCGAACCGGCGGGTCGGCGACCGCGGTACTACGCCCGCCCGGACGGCCCGGCGGTCGATGCTCTGCTACTGGTTCTCAACTTGCCGGCGAGCCTTCCCACGGGCTGA
- the tsaB gene encoding tRNA (adenosine(37)-N6)-threonylcarbamoyltransferase complex dimerization subunit type 1 TsaB, producing the protein MRVLVIDTALDACTAGVFENGVPLGLRSEVMARGHSERLGGFVRDAVAEAGGGFEAIDRIGVTVGPGSFTGLRVGLAFAQGLGAALERPVVGVSTLSALARSADQGHGATAAVIDARRGQVYVQTFVDGRATSDPQALDLEAATGLLAQGGPWRLAGSGAALIDPDADPDAGALTALSAEALAGLTVLLDPADHPPRPLYLRAPDATPPTRLPGQARPVATPSGA; encoded by the coding sequence ATGAGGGTTCTGGTCATCGACACGGCGCTGGACGCCTGTACCGCCGGGGTGTTCGAGAACGGCGTGCCGCTGGGCCTGCGGTCGGAAGTCATGGCGCGCGGCCATTCCGAGCGGCTGGGCGGCTTCGTGCGCGACGCGGTGGCCGAGGCGGGCGGCGGGTTCGAGGCCATCGACCGGATCGGCGTCACGGTCGGGCCGGGATCGTTCACGGGCCTGCGGGTCGGGCTGGCCTTCGCCCAGGGCCTGGGCGCGGCGCTGGAGCGGCCGGTGGTCGGGGTCTCGACCCTGTCGGCCCTGGCCCGGAGCGCCGACCAGGGGCACGGGGCGACCGCGGCGGTCATCGATGCGCGGCGGGGCCAGGTCTATGTCCAGACCTTCGTCGACGGCCGCGCGACGTCGGACCCGCAGGCGCTCGATCTGGAGGCGGCGACCGGCCTGCTGGCGCAGGGCGGGCCCTGGCGGCTGGCCGGGTCGGGGGCGGCGCTGATCGACCCGGACGCGGACCCGGACGCGGGCGCCCTGACCGCCCTGTCGGCCGAGGCCCTGGCGGGGCTGACCGTCCTGCTGGATCCGGCCGACCATCCCCCCCGCCCCCTGTATCTGCGCGCGCCCGACGCCACGCCGCCCACCCGCCTGCCCGGGCAGGCGCGGCCCGTGGCGACCCCGTCCGGCGCATGA
- a CDS encoding Fur family transcriptional regulator yields the protein MDRIEKLCAERGMRMTEQRRVIARVLGSAEDHPDVEELYRRASAIDPHISIATVYRTVRLFEEAGVVEKHDFGDGRSRYEEAGDDHHDHLIDTRTGEVIEFFDAEIERLKTEIAERLGFELVGHKLELYGKAVEGAEPSKREGLIFTRNAARVNPESLS from the coding sequence ATGGACCGGATCGAGAAACTCTGCGCCGAGCGCGGCATGCGCATGACCGAACAGCGGCGCGTCATCGCGCGCGTCCTGGGCAGCGCCGAGGATCATCCGGACGTCGAGGAGCTGTACCGCCGCGCCTCCGCCATCGATCCGCACATCTCGATCGCCACCGTCTATCGCACCGTCCGCCTGTTCGAGGAGGCCGGGGTGGTCGAGAAGCACGACTTCGGCGACGGCCGGTCGCGCTACGAAGAGGCCGGCGACGACCACCACGACCACCTGATCGACACGCGCACCGGCGAGGTCATCGAATTCTTCGACGCCGAGATCGAGCGGCTGAAGACCGAGATCGCCGAACGGCTGGGCTTCGAACTGGTCGGCCACAAGCTGGAGCTCTACGGCAAGGCCGTCGAGGGGGCCGAGCCGTCCAAGCGCGAGGGCCTGATCTTCACGCGCAACGCCGCGCGGGTGAACCCCGAGAGCCTGTCCTGA
- the miaB gene encoding tRNA (N6-isopentenyl adenosine(37)-C2)-methylthiotransferase MiaB: MTETLVPPMVETAVPPAAPKRLFIKTYGCQMNVYDSERMADVLRPLGYAPTDTPEGADFVILNTCHIREKAAEKVYSELGKLRLMKLDKAASGGGAMTIAVAGCVAQAEGEEIMRRQPAVDIVVGPQAYHQLPELLTRTARARGERIGADFAPNEKFDAMAPELLGVRGVDGPTAFLTVQEGCDKFCSFCVVPYTRGAEWSRPVADVLDEARGLAAQGVREVTLLGQNVNAYDGAGPDGVWTLAKLARALAEVPGLDRIRYTTSHPNDMSEDLIEAHRELDALMPYLHLPVQSGSDRILRAMNRKHGRAKYIDLIGRIREARPDIAISGDFIVGFPGETDRDFEETLGLVREVGYASAFTFMYSPRPGTPAATMGTQVPPEVALARLHALQALIVEQQMAFNVAQAGKTLNVLFEKKGRNGRQAIGRSPYLQSVHVEDADHLMGRIVPVLIEHGQQNSLKGRLIGA, encoded by the coding sequence ATGACCGAAACCCTCGTCCCGCCCATGGTCGAGACGGCCGTGCCCCCTGCGGCGCCCAAGCGGCTGTTCATCAAGACCTACGGCTGCCAGATGAACGTCTATGACTCCGAGCGCATGGCCGATGTGCTGCGCCCGCTGGGCTATGCGCCGACCGATACGCCCGAGGGGGCCGACTTCGTCATCCTGAACACCTGCCACATCCGCGAGAAGGCGGCCGAGAAGGTCTATTCGGAGCTGGGCAAGCTGCGGCTGATGAAGCTGGACAAGGCGGCCTCGGGCGGCGGGGCGATGACGATCGCGGTGGCCGGCTGCGTCGCCCAGGCCGAGGGCGAGGAGATCATGCGTCGCCAGCCGGCGGTCGACATCGTCGTCGGCCCCCAGGCCTATCACCAGCTGCCCGAGCTTCTGACCCGCACGGCACGGGCGCGGGGCGAGCGGATCGGGGCGGACTTTGCGCCGAACGAGAAGTTCGACGCCATGGCCCCTGAGCTGTTGGGGGTGCGTGGCGTCGACGGCCCGACCGCCTTCCTGACGGTGCAGGAGGGATGCGACAAATTCTGCAGCTTCTGCGTCGTGCCCTACACGCGCGGGGCCGAATGGTCGCGGCCGGTCGCCGATGTGCTGGACGAGGCGCGCGGACTGGCGGCGCAGGGCGTGCGCGAGGTCACCCTGCTGGGGCAGAACGTCAATGCCTACGACGGGGCGGGGCCGGACGGGGTCTGGACCCTGGCGAAGCTGGCGCGGGCGCTGGCGGAGGTACCGGGTCTGGACCGGATCCGCTATACGACCAGCCACCCCAACGACATGTCCGAAGACCTGATCGAGGCGCACCGCGAGCTGGACGCCCTGATGCCCTATCTGCACCTGCCGGTGCAGTCGGGGTCGGACCGGATCCTGCGGGCGATGAACCGCAAGCACGGGCGGGCGAAGTATATCGACCTGATCGGCCGCATCCGCGAGGCGCGGCCCGACATCGCCATCTCGGGCGATTTCATCGTCGGCTTTCCGGGCGAGACGGACCGGGATTTCGAGGAAACCCTGGGGCTGGTGCGCGAGGTCGGCTACGCCTCGGCCTTCACCTTCATGTATTCGCCCCGGCCGGGGACGCCCGCCGCGACCATGGGGACCCAGGTCCCGCCCGAGGTGGCGCTGGCCCGGCTGCATGCGCTGCAGGCGCTGATCGTCGAACAGCAGATGGCCTTCAACGTCGCCCAGGCGGGCAAGACGCTGAACGTCCTGTTCGAGAAGAAGGGCCGCAACGGTCGCCAGGCGATCGGACGATCCCCATATCTGCAGTCGGTTCACGTCGAGGACGCGGATCATCTGATGGGCCGGATCGTTCCGGTGCTGATCGAACATGGTCAGCAGAACAGTTTGAAAGGTCGCCTGATTGGCGCGTGA
- a CDS encoding response regulator, whose translation MTDPSRDPSRPTILIADDDPTLRAIGAELLADEGYRVLHAEDGDDALRVVAAEPVDLIVLDMLMPNKDGLETIIELRRRKVSVRILAISSGGSMDIDSLLRPALAFGADRVMSKPLRISTFAATIAEMLSQPPSMTSPLA comes from the coding sequence ATGACCGATCCGAGCCGTGACCCGTCGCGACCGACCATCCTGATCGCCGACGACGACCCCACCCTGCGCGCCATAGGGGCGGAACTGCTGGCGGATGAGGGCTACCGCGTCCTTCATGCCGAAGACGGCGACGACGCCCTGCGCGTGGTGGCGGCCGAGCCCGTCGACCTCATCGTCCTCGACATGCTCATGCCCAACAAGGACGGTCTGGAGACGATCATCGAGCTCCGGCGCCGAAAGGTGTCCGTCCGCATTCTCGCGATCTCGAGCGGGGGGAGCATGGATATCGACAGCCTGCTGAGACCCGCGCTCGCCTTCGGCGCCGATCGCGTCATGTCCAAGCCCCTGCGCATTTCGACCTTCGCCGCCACGATCGCGGAGATGCTGTCGCAACCGCCCTCGATGACCAGCCCGCTCGCCTGA